From the Maioricimonas rarisocia genome, one window contains:
- a CDS encoding outer membrane protein assembly factor BamB family protein — protein sequence MQQRFASLPAILFLLAAIPVCAQEWSRFRGPNGSGISDTTTIPVSWTEADYAWRIELPGTGNSSPVLWKDQLYVNCESDSGRQRILKSLDARTGKLLWSHEFESTSHRTHKFNSYASSTPCADEHHVYMAWGTPEALHLVAIDHSGQLVWQSDSLGAVKGGHGFATSPIVHEDLVVIARDTQAKGDSALIALDRMTGQVAWTVPRRGGRLNYSTPCVYKPQGRGAQLVFVAWPIGVTGIDAASGERLWEIEAFATDQGERAIASPIVHNDMVFATCAFANSPKHLVALRPESGNAPADVEEVWRVDNASVPHIPSLLVYDERLYAWSDQGICTCYDAASGKKIWQKRVGGRYFGSPVCIDGRLYCVDDAGICVVIATGDTYKELARNDLGEPSRATPAVANGMMYLRTISGLAAIGTYRGAGEIEE from the coding sequence ATGCAGCAGCGTTTTGCATCACTCCCCGCAATCCTGTTCCTCCTCGCTGCCATCCCGGTCTGTGCACAGGAATGGTCCCGGTTCCGCGGCCCCAACGGCAGCGGGATCAGTGACACCACGACCATTCCGGTTTCCTGGACAGAGGCAGATTACGCCTGGCGGATCGAACTGCCCGGCACCGGCAACTCGTCGCCCGTCCTCTGGAAGGACCAACTGTACGTAAATTGCGAAAGTGACAGCGGTCGGCAACGAATTCTCAAAAGTCTCGATGCCCGCACCGGCAAACTCCTGTGGAGCCACGAGTTCGAGTCGACATCACATCGCACTCACAAATTCAATTCCTACGCCTCCTCGACGCCGTGCGCCGACGAGCATCACGTCTACATGGCGTGGGGCACGCCAGAAGCACTCCATCTGGTCGCGATCGATCACTCCGGACAACTTGTCTGGCAGTCGGATTCACTCGGAGCGGTCAAGGGAGGCCACGGATTCGCGACTTCGCCGATCGTCCACGAAGATCTCGTCGTGATCGCACGGGACACGCAGGCGAAAGGGGACAGCGCTCTCATCGCCCTGGATCGCATGACGGGCCAGGTCGCGTGGACCGTCCCCCGTCGGGGCGGACGCCTCAACTATTCGACTCCCTGCGTGTATAAGCCGCAGGGCAGGGGGGCCCAGCTCGTCTTCGTCGCCTGGCCGATCGGCGTGACCGGTATCGACGCCGCCAGTGGCGAGCGGCTGTGGGAGATCGAGGCGTTCGCGACCGACCAGGGCGAGCGTGCCATCGCCTCGCCGATCGTTCATAACGACATGGTTTTCGCCACCTGCGCGTTCGCGAATTCCCCCAAACACCTGGTCGCTCTTCGCCCGGAGTCGGGCAACGCTCCGGCCGACGTGGAAGAAGTCTGGCGGGTCGACAACGCCAGCGTCCCGCACATTCCCTCGCTGCTCGTCTACGACGAGCGACTCTATGCGTGGAGTGACCAGGGAATCTGCACCTGCTACGACGCCGCATCCGGCAAGAAGATCTGGCAGAAACGCGTCGGCGGACGGTACTTCGGGTCACCGGTCTGCATCGACGGCCGGCTGTATTGTGTCGACGATGCCGGCATCTGCGTTGTCATCGCGACGGGTGATACGTACAAGGAGCTGGCACGCAATGATCTGGGCGAGCCGAGTCGCGCCACGCCCGCTGTTGCCAATGGAATGATGTACCTGAGGACGATTTCCGGCCTTGCTGCCATCGGAACGTACCGCGGGGCAGGGGAGATCGAAGAGTGA
- a CDS encoding ECF-type sigma factor, which translates to MVNESGCVTGWIRGVAGGDEEAARRLWGHYYPTLVRMAKQMLGAAPRRVSDEEDVAASVLECICTGAAKGRFDDIANRDELWWLLVSITRQESVNLVRRELRIKRGGGRVYTATDLGDNDSKRPFRIDQLIEKQPTAEFLAMLDEQQQQLLKVLRNDTLRKVAVLRIEGHTHAEIAEKLGVSTRTVIRKLNLVRARWARELERLDSSSDEIPPVQQTAETASSMTGAARDD; encoded by the coding sequence ATGGTAAACGAGTCGGGCTGCGTAACGGGCTGGATTCGCGGGGTCGCTGGAGGGGATGAAGAGGCGGCACGGCGACTTTGGGGGCATTATTATCCAACACTGGTGCGGATGGCCAAGCAGATGCTGGGGGCTGCGCCGCGCCGCGTTTCGGATGAGGAGGACGTCGCTGCCAGTGTGCTGGAATGCATCTGCACCGGGGCGGCAAAGGGCCGGTTCGACGACATCGCGAACCGCGACGAGCTGTGGTGGCTTCTCGTCAGTATTACACGCCAGGAGTCGGTCAATCTGGTCCGCAGGGAACTCCGGATCAAGCGGGGCGGCGGCCGGGTCTATACGGCGACCGATCTGGGGGACAACGATTCGAAGCGTCCGTTTCGAATCGATCAACTGATCGAGAAGCAACCGACCGCCGAATTCCTGGCGATGCTCGACGAGCAACAACAGCAACTGCTCAAGGTGCTGCGGAATGATACGCTTCGCAAGGTGGCCGTCCTGCGGATCGAGGGGCACACTCATGCAGAAATTGCGGAGAAACTCGGCGTTTCGACGCGCACCGTCATTCGCAAACTGAACCTGGTGCGGGCGCGGTGGGCGCGGGAACTCGAACGCCTCGATTCCTCGAGCGATGAGATTCCGCCGGTGCAGCAGACGGCGGAGACAGCATCGTCGATGACAGGTGCGGCACGTGACGACTAA
- a CDS encoding bifunctional serine/threonine-protein kinase/formylglycine-generating enzyme family protein — MSISDGLPQGFENLDADDKIDVVCDHFEAALLAGKVPRIEAYLDSAPQQLRRSLLIELFGLELEYRRQHDAIPDFSEYARRFPHESRMLWRHFFDEFNSQSPACGVTLIQDQGVPANDTSGRKNSTLGPGGPDYRRVGRYLLDGLVRRDAEGDLWRGFDPELNREVMIRLSPAEAGIGPGAVVAQLHRARKVTHLHHPGIVGTYDAGAEDGRYYIVTEVVEGEPLRQHVSAGNTEHRQIAELIAQVADALAVAHASGALHLNLSPDQIVVDLSGRPRLQGFAVDAWTICGDDAGQLAKLATYRAPEQFVGKTGDIGVTTDVYALGMVLYELLSGQPPYCGVVQEITGQVLTTPPIPLQQCAPGVSDDLAAICSKAIAREPQSRYSSAEELADDLRRYLDGKTSRASRVSFWHRADRAVRRRPWEWLTVLVAFLGIAVACSVALWDDGRVRVQIATQPSGAAVTFVPLSDADGRPLPHRAVAVDAGDVLEARLPPGKYLVVAVVEGHGFHEVWRHVPHPDSNDVPGPYPHQRWSVHSSGLLQRDVVTLPAIDIPDDSVVEEMVLVKGASAFEVGDDAGGRSSHMRPMRDFYLERTELTWRTYHEVTEMLPPFMPPHERAAASRLDEAATYLTFDQAVVLAERLGKRLPDEFEFEYAATRAGTQRFPWGHDAGPGTHWTFGAVTDHEYDIVTFGNQPPIIGLYSNVAEWTSSRPVPYPGAEGSEPDVVDPDLRVVRGGPWSVLQGTPDLSEVPDGPRERIGIPRMSARKGLGVRFARSAVPRVLPEHFAGSPDERRGE, encoded by the coding sequence ATGTCGATTTCAGACGGTCTGCCACAAGGTTTCGAGAACCTCGACGCCGACGACAAGATCGACGTCGTGTGCGATCACTTCGAGGCAGCCCTGCTGGCCGGCAAAGTGCCACGGATCGAAGCCTATCTTGACTCAGCGCCGCAACAGCTTCGCCGGTCGCTGCTGATCGAATTGTTTGGCCTCGAACTCGAGTATCGGCGGCAGCACGACGCGATCCCGGACTTCTCGGAGTATGCACGGCGCTTTCCGCACGAGTCGCGGATGCTGTGGCGACATTTCTTCGATGAGTTCAACTCTCAGTCTCCGGCCTGCGGCGTCACTCTGATTCAGGATCAAGGGGTCCCGGCCAATGACACGTCGGGCCGAAAGAATTCGACTCTGGGGCCGGGCGGTCCGGATTATCGACGCGTCGGGAGATACCTGCTCGACGGCCTCGTCCGTCGCGATGCGGAGGGAGACTTGTGGCGGGGATTCGACCCGGAACTGAACCGTGAGGTCATGATCCGGTTGTCGCCCGCTGAGGCCGGCATTGGACCGGGGGCTGTCGTCGCGCAGCTGCATCGGGCACGCAAGGTGACGCATCTTCATCATCCGGGCATCGTCGGGACCTACGATGCCGGTGCGGAGGATGGGCGGTACTACATCGTGACCGAAGTGGTCGAAGGGGAACCGCTCAGGCAACACGTTTCGGCTGGAAACACCGAGCATCGGCAGATCGCAGAACTGATAGCGCAGGTGGCCGATGCACTCGCAGTGGCCCATGCCAGCGGAGCCCTGCACCTGAACCTTTCGCCGGATCAGATCGTAGTCGATCTGTCGGGCCGGCCACGGCTGCAGGGGTTCGCCGTCGATGCCTGGACCATTTGCGGAGACGATGCCGGTCAGCTTGCGAAACTGGCCACGTATCGCGCGCCGGAGCAGTTTGTCGGGAAGACGGGCGATATTGGCGTCACGACGGATGTCTATGCCTTGGGGATGGTGCTGTACGAGCTGCTCAGCGGACAGCCTCCGTACTGTGGTGTCGTGCAGGAGATCACCGGCCAGGTTCTCACGACGCCGCCGATTCCGTTGCAGCAGTGTGCTCCAGGTGTCTCTGATGATCTGGCGGCGATTTGCAGTAAGGCTATCGCTCGGGAACCTCAGAGCCGGTACTCCTCGGCCGAAGAGTTGGCGGACGACCTGCGCCGATATCTGGACGGGAAGACATCACGGGCGAGTCGCGTTTCGTTCTGGCACCGCGCCGATCGGGCGGTCCGTCGACGTCCATGGGAGTGGTTGACGGTGCTGGTCGCATTCCTGGGAATCGCAGTCGCGTGCAGCGTCGCGTTGTGGGACGACGGACGTGTGCGAGTGCAGATCGCAACGCAACCATCCGGGGCGGCGGTCACGTTCGTTCCGCTGAGCGATGCCGACGGTCGCCCCCTTCCGCATCGGGCTGTGGCGGTCGACGCCGGCGACGTTCTGGAAGCACGCCTGCCCCCGGGAAAGTATCTCGTTGTCGCTGTGGTCGAGGGGCATGGTTTTCACGAGGTCTGGAGGCACGTTCCGCACCCCGACAGCAATGACGTTCCCGGACCGTATCCCCATCAGCGCTGGTCGGTGCACTCTTCGGGGTTGCTGCAGAGGGACGTGGTCACGCTTCCCGCGATCGACATTCCTGACGACTCGGTCGTCGAGGAAATGGTCCTGGTGAAAGGCGCGAGCGCCTTCGAGGTTGGTGACGATGCAGGAGGTCGTTCCTCACATATGCGGCCGATGCGGGACTTCTATCTCGAGCGGACCGAGCTGACCTGGAGGACGTACCACGAGGTCACGGAGATGCTGCCTCCCTTCATGCCGCCGCACGAGCGGGCCGCAGCCTCACGACTTGACGAGGCGGCTACCTATCTGACGTTCGATCAGGCGGTGGTATTGGCAGAGCGCCTGGGGAAGCGACTGCCGGACGAATTTGAGTTCGAGTACGCGGCAACGCGTGCGGGGACGCAACGGTTTCCGTGGGGACATGATGCCGGGCCGGGCACGCACTGGACCTTCGGTGCGGTCACGGATCACGAGTACGACATCGTGACGTTCGGCAACCAGCCGCCGATCATCGGGCTCTACTCGAACGTCGCGGAATGGACGTCGTCCCGGCCGGTCCCCTACCCCGGTGCCGAGGGGAGCGAACCGGATGTGGTCGATCCGGACCTGCGGGTCGTGCGCGGCGGTCCCTGGTCGGTGCTGCAGGGGACGCCTGATCTTTCCGAAGTGCCGGACGGGCCGCGGGAACGGATCGGAATCCCCCGCATGAGCGCCCGCAAAGGTCTGGGAGTCCGCTTTGCACGCAGTGCGGTGCCACGGGTGCTGCCGGAGCATTTTGCCGGGTCTCCCGATGAGCGGCGGGGCGAGTAA
- a CDS encoding GTPase family protein, with translation MKLWQLAVLGTLLVIPLAVFAVLGIWALWQTGSLVWSWWIPPVFWGLGFLLARRWQARLYPAARNRIEPALHWTPQDEEAMKIVVRRQQAIDEVTPAQMTDPHFYLNIATELSLKIAQHYHPKTSDPVSSLTVVEILAAAHLALEDVERWAHRSLPASHMITVRQWRLLGRTPGWYRAARDVTWMASLYLNPANALRYLVTRFTMDPFSEELQTGVLGAFYSMFVRQVGYYCIEMNSGRLRGGADRYRAAMARLKPETASKPLPAHVDEDTSKKETREEDATVTVAVIGQVKAGKSSLINALLGENRAAVDVLPKTRDVQEYRLTWPDQQAELRLLDTAGYADAGASQEQLRAMYAAFERADLVLLVLDARSPAREPDRVVLETMQTWYRERKRLKPPPVVAVLTHIDGLSPVLEWSPPYDWVQPATPKAKSISEAAAYQIELFGERLDAVVPVCSDAAGDRVSGVNEELVPVMVTLLDQARASALLRTLHHEIRQERVRQLQNQALSVGRLILESARDFLSRELRR, from the coding sequence ATGAAGCTCTGGCAGCTTGCGGTCCTCGGGACGCTGCTGGTGATCCCGCTGGCGGTCTTCGCGGTACTCGGCATCTGGGCCCTGTGGCAGACCGGTTCTCTGGTCTGGTCCTGGTGGATCCCACCGGTGTTCTGGGGACTCGGTTTTCTGCTGGCCCGACGCTGGCAGGCCCGTCTGTACCCGGCAGCCCGCAACCGCATCGAGCCGGCACTGCACTGGACGCCGCAGGACGAAGAAGCGATGAAGATCGTCGTCCGTCGGCAACAGGCGATCGACGAAGTCACGCCGGCGCAGATGACCGATCCACACTTCTACCTGAATATCGCGACCGAACTCTCCCTCAAAATTGCACAGCACTACCACCCCAAAACGAGTGATCCCGTCTCGTCACTGACGGTCGTCGAGATCCTCGCCGCCGCCCACCTCGCACTCGAGGACGTCGAACGCTGGGCCCACCGCTCGCTGCCGGCCAGTCACATGATCACCGTCCGCCAGTGGCGACTGCTGGGGAGGACACCCGGCTGGTATCGTGCGGCACGCGACGTCACCTGGATGGCCTCGCTGTACCTGAATCCTGCGAACGCACTGCGGTATCTGGTCACACGGTTCACCATGGATCCCTTCTCGGAGGAACTGCAGACGGGCGTGCTTGGCGCCTTCTACTCGATGTTTGTCCGGCAGGTCGGGTACTACTGCATCGAAATGAACAGTGGCCGCCTGCGCGGGGGGGCCGATCGTTACCGGGCGGCGATGGCCCGCCTCAAGCCCGAAACGGCATCGAAACCTCTGCCGGCTCACGTCGACGAAGACACTTCGAAGAAAGAGACTCGTGAAGAGGACGCCACGGTCACCGTCGCGGTCATCGGGCAGGTCAAGGCGGGCAAGTCGAGCCTGATCAACGCGCTGCTGGGTGAGAACCGGGCGGCGGTCGATGTCCTGCCGAAGACACGGGACGTTCAGGAGTACCGGCTGACCTGGCCGGATCAGCAGGCCGAGCTGAGACTGCTCGACACTGCCGGCTACGCCGACGCCGGCGCCTCGCAGGAACAGCTGCGGGCGATGTACGCCGCTTTTGAACGGGCCGATCTTGTTCTGCTGGTGCTCGACGCCCGTTCGCCGGCCCGCGAGCCGGACCGCGTCGTTCTCGAGACGATGCAGACGTGGTACCGGGAGCGCAAACGTCTGAAGCCACCGCCGGTGGTTGCCGTCCTCACGCACATTGACGGACTGAGCCCGGTCCTCGAATGGTCCCCGCCATACGACTGGGTCCAGCCCGCCACCCCCAAGGCAAAATCGATCAGCGAGGCGGCCGCTTACCAGATCGAGCTGTTCGGCGAACGCCTCGACGCTGTCGTCCCGGTCTGCAGTGATGCCGCAGGGGACCGCGTCAGCGGGGTGAATGAAGAACTGGTCCCCGTCATGGTGACGCTGCTCGACCAGGCCCGGGCCTCGGCGCTGCTGCGGACACTGCATCACGAGATCCGGCAGGAACGCGTCCGGCAGTTGCAGAACCAGGCCCTCAGTGTGGGCCGGCTGATTCTCGAATCCGCGCGGGATTTTCTGTCACGCGAGCTGCGGCGTTGA
- a CDS encoding GTPase family protein has protein sequence MLNTLKSLLFNRPPSDAEFRDEQASILENAPVPVFWMFGKTGSGKTSIVRYLTGAEDARIGSGYRPETKHSQRFDFPSESSPLLRFMDTRGLGESAYDPEEDLREFAQSTHLMVITVRVMDHALESVVTPLRVIRAANPERPVVLALTCLHEAYPQQQHPEKDPFGDELIPEGLPDDLQRSLEKQQETFAGLVDRIVPIDLTRPEEGFHQPEYGGERLKQALLDMLPAAFRQTLLQFDETMHSLRDLKERQALPVVLSHSMLAATAAAVPIPWVDIPSVMAIQSRMTYKLAGIYGQSLDGNAVLKGAGLLGGRLLTRMLTRESLKFIPYVGIAANATLAFAYTYATGRAICWYFGQVNSGHVPSEEQISDIWRDQLNQAAKLWQRTHESGNDA, from the coding sequence ATGCTCAACACACTGAAATCGCTTCTCTTCAACCGCCCTCCGTCCGACGCGGAGTTCCGGGACGAGCAGGCGAGCATCCTCGAAAATGCTCCGGTTCCCGTCTTCTGGATGTTCGGCAAGACCGGAAGCGGCAAGACCTCGATCGTCCGCTATCTCACCGGGGCCGAAGACGCACGCATCGGCAGCGGCTACCGGCCGGAAACAAAGCATTCCCAACGGTTCGACTTCCCTTCGGAATCGAGCCCGCTGCTGCGCTTCATGGATACCCGTGGGCTGGGGGAAAGTGCCTACGATCCGGAAGAAGACCTTCGCGAGTTCGCTCAGTCGACGCACCTGATGGTGATCACCGTCCGGGTGATGGACCACGCCCTCGAATCGGTCGTTACGCCCTTACGTGTCATCCGCGCGGCCAATCCCGAGCGGCCGGTGGTTCTCGCGCTCACCTGTCTGCACGAGGCGTACCCGCAGCAGCAACATCCCGAGAAAGACCCGTTCGGCGACGAACTCATCCCCGAGGGCCTGCCCGACGATCTGCAGCGATCCCTTGAGAAACAGCAGGAAACCTTTGCCGGGCTCGTCGACCGGATCGTGCCGATCGACCTGACCCGGCCGGAAGAAGGCTTTCATCAGCCGGAGTATGGTGGGGAACGTTTGAAACAGGCTCTGCTGGACATGCTGCCGGCCGCATTCCGACAGACCCTGCTGCAGTTCGACGAGACAATGCATTCGCTGCGTGACCTGAAAGAACGCCAGGCGCTGCCGGTCGTCCTCAGTCACAGCATGCTGGCTGCGACGGCCGCAGCCGTCCCGATTCCGTGGGTCGATATTCCGTCGGTCATGGCGATTCAGTCCCGGATGACGTACAAGCTCGCCGGCATCTACGGGCAGTCCCTCGACGGCAACGCCGTGCTCAAAGGAGCCGGACTGCTGGGTGGGCGGTTGCTGACACGAATGCTGACCCGGGAATCCCTGAAGTTCATTCCCTACGTCGGCATTGCCGCCAACGCGACCCTCGCCTTCGCCTACACTTATGCCACCGGTCGGGCGATCTGCTGGTACTTCGGACAGGTCAATTCCGGCCATGTTCCCTCGGAAGAGCAGATCAGCGATATCTGGCGCGACCAGCTCAATCAGGCGGCGAAGCTGTGGCAACGAACGCACGAGAGCGGGAACGACGCATGA
- a CDS encoding SDR family NAD(P)-dependent oxidoreductase yields MTDQLFSVSDQAVLVSGGSRGIGLSLARGFAERDARVVITGRDERTLAEAAAEISVGAHPVRWQVCDVADADQIPRVVDQVIEELGGIDTLVNVAGVNIRQPVENFTQDQFDFVLDINLRGAFFMAKEVGRTMIARGSGAIINIDSLNSDAPLKYVAPYAMSKCGLNAMTRSLAMEWGPKGVRVNGLAPGFILTDLTQKLWSDPRMEEWGEFNTPMGRLGQPEDLVGTAVFLASPAAAFLTGQTVYVDGGMIAGRIWPIPQDGGQ; encoded by the coding sequence ATGACGGATCAGCTGTTTTCTGTATCGGACCAGGCGGTCCTTGTCTCGGGCGGAAGCCGGGGAATCGGTCTGAGTCTGGCTCGCGGCTTTGCCGAACGTGATGCCCGCGTGGTGATTACCGGCCGGGACGAACGGACACTGGCCGAGGCGGCAGCCGAGATTTCCGTGGGGGCTCATCCCGTGCGGTGGCAGGTCTGTGATGTCGCCGACGCCGATCAGATCCCGCGGGTGGTGGACCAGGTGATCGAAGAACTCGGCGGCATCGACACGCTGGTCAATGTGGCCGGCGTCAACATCCGGCAGCCGGTCGAGAACTTCACCCAGGATCAGTTCGACTTCGTCCTGGACATCAATCTGCGTGGAGCCTTCTTCATGGCGAAGGAAGTGGGCCGAACGATGATCGCCCGCGGCTCGGGGGCAATCATTAACATCGATTCCCTCAACAGCGATGCGCCGCTGAAGTATGTCGCACCCTACGCGATGAGCAAGTGCGGGCTCAACGCCATGACGCGATCGCTGGCGATGGAATGGGGCCCGAAGGGGGTGCGGGTGAACGGGCTGGCCCCCGGGTTTATCCTCACCGATCTGACGCAGAAGCTCTGGTCCGACCCGAGAATGGAGGAGTGGGGCGAGTTCAATACGCCGATGGGGCGACTCGGCCAGCCGGAAGATCTGGTGGGGACGGCGGTCTTTCTCGCATCGCCCGCCGCGGCGTTTCTGACCGGTCAGACGGTTTACGTCGATGGGGGGATGATCGCAGGACGGATCTGGCCGATCCCACAAGATGGGGGGCAGTAG
- a CDS encoding beta/alpha barrel domain-containing protein, producing the protein MQKSLDRKLAAIHADPQGCPEFIIADAKDADMAFGIGAPGLSPERHDTELKYKTLAEYREQIRAVIRQGIVDIVLMSASTSEHLTLREGLFDNSHVTPAIRANDATDVHAFRGSRIPQAPAHPFRTALIDHAQCGHLDCAPEERPRGANLGLYSVTFNNDLELDLHTLEQYNAFRAEAERKGFRHFLELFNPNVPGAVSDEQLPYFINDVIARTLAGVASAGRPVFLKIPYNGPHAMEELVAYDPHLIVGVLGGSAGTTLDAFTLLYEAKKYGARAALFGRKINQAENQLAFIEFLRHIADGVIEPIEAVRAYHAVLEKLGQKPTRSLEDDLTLQTNVMSYGGSSTFTSLPPTRKAKGTTGVASTDGSAGDGNGASPDFGAMSSEERLEYHRQRLGLASTAPGDVNHQ; encoded by the coding sequence ATGCAGAAATCCCTCGATCGCAAGCTGGCCGCCATTCACGCCGACCCGCAGGGTTGCCCCGAGTTCATCATCGCCGACGCGAAGGATGCCGACATGGCGTTCGGCATCGGGGCGCCCGGGCTGTCGCCCGAACGTCATGACACCGAGCTGAAGTACAAAACGCTCGCCGAGTATCGCGAACAGATTCGCGCAGTCATTCGCCAGGGCATCGTCGATATCGTGCTGATGTCGGCGAGCACCAGCGAACACCTGACGCTGCGCGAGGGGCTGTTCGACAACTCGCATGTGACGCCGGCCATCCGGGCGAATGACGCCACCGATGTGCACGCGTTTCGCGGCAGCCGGATTCCCCAGGCCCCTGCCCATCCGTTCCGGACGGCCCTGATCGACCATGCCCAGTGTGGCCACCTCGACTGTGCACCGGAGGAGCGACCGCGGGGCGCGAATCTCGGGCTGTATTCGGTCACCTTCAACAACGATCTCGAGCTCGATCTCCACACGCTCGAGCAGTACAACGCGTTCCGTGCCGAGGCGGAGCGGAAGGGGTTCCGGCATTTTCTCGAGCTGTTCAACCCGAACGTCCCTGGGGCCGTTTCGGACGAGCAGCTGCCGTACTTCATCAACGATGTCATTGCCCGGACGCTGGCGGGAGTGGCTTCTGCGGGGCGGCCGGTCTTTCTGAAGATCCCCTACAACGGTCCGCACGCGATGGAGGAACTGGTCGCGTACGACCCGCATCTGATCGTCGGTGTGCTGGGGGGCTCGGCCGGGACGACGCTGGACGCGTTTACGCTGCTGTACGAAGCGAAGAAGTACGGAGCCCGCGCCGCACTGTTCGGCCGCAAGATCAACCAGGCCGAGAACCAGCTGGCGTTCATCGAATTCCTGCGGCACATTGCCGATGGAGTGATCGAACCGATTGAAGCCGTTCGTGCGTATCACGCCGTGCTGGAGAAGCTGGGGCAGAAGCCGACGCGCTCGCTGGAAGACGACCTGACACTGCAGACGAACGTGATGAGCTACGGCGGGAGCAGCACGTTCACGAGTCTGCCGCCGACCCGCAAGGCGAAGGGGACAACAGGCGTCGCATCGACAGACGGATCGGCCGGCGATGGGAACGGAGCGTCCCCCGACTTCGGAGCAATGTCGTCGGAAGAGCGGCTGGAGTACCACCGACAGCGTCTGGGGCTCGCCTCAACCGCACCCGGGGACGTCAATCACCAATGA
- the prfB gene encoding peptide chain release factor 2 (programmed frameshift), translated as MDNELRDHCSSLTERIIQLKDSLDYDDKAARAAEINAAMAQPDFWDNQEKAQMLVGELRRINGTLKPMQELIDGSEDLGALIELADEEDADGLDDEIKATVESLTEKLEAVELHASMSAPEDSCDAYMTIQAGEGGTDAADFAEILLRMYVRWCEARDFDTEIMDRSEGEEAGIRNVTLHIKGDYAFGYLKGETGNHRLVRISPFDSAGRRHTSFAAVDVTPDFGEDAEIEVSWDSDVREDTYRAGGAGGQHVNKTDSAIRLTHLSSGVVVQCQNERSQHKNRATARKMLLAKLYQIEQEKKEAAAAARRGDKSKIGFGGQTIRNYVLQPEQFVKDSRTELKANNPFEVLDGELDPFIESYLRWSIDK; from the exons ATGGACAACGAACTTCGGGACCACTGCAGTTCCCTGACTGAGCGCATCATTCAGCTCAAGGACTCTCTT GACTACGACGACAAAGCGGCCCGGGCCGCAGAGATCAACGCCGCGATGGCACAGCCGGACTTCTGGGATAACCAGGAGAAGGCACAGATGCTGGTCGGCGAACTGCGTCGTATCAACGGCACATTGAAGCCGATGCAGGAGCTGATTGACGGCTCTGAAGATCTTGGTGCGCTGATCGAACTGGCCGACGAAGAGGACGCCGACGGCCTCGACGACGAGATCAAGGCGACCGTCGAGTCACTCACGGAAAAACTCGAAGCCGTCGAACTGCATGCCAGTATGTCGGCCCCCGAAGACTCCTGCGATGCCTACATGACCATCCAGGCGGGGGAAGGCGGAACCGACGCAGCCGACTTCGCCGAGATCCTCCTGCGGATGTACGTCCGCTGGTGCGAAGCCCGTGATTTCGACACCGAGATCATGGACCGATCCGAAGGGGAAGAAGCCGGCATCCGCAATGTCACCCTGCACATCAAGGGAGACTATGCATTCGGCTACCTGAAAGGGGAAACCGGCAACCATCGCCTCGTGCGGATCAGTCCGTTCGACTCGGCCGGTCGCCGGCATACGTCCTTCGCGGCCGTCGACGTCACCCCCGACTTCGGTGAGGATGCCGAAATCGAGGTCAGCTGGGACAGCGATGTTCGCGAAGACACCTACCGCGCCGGTGGTGCCGGTGGCCAGCACGTCAACAAGACGGACTCGGCCATCCGCCTGACGCACCTGAGTAGCGGCGTGGTCGTTCAGTGTCAGAACGAACGGAGCCAGCACAAGAACCGGGCCACCGCCCGCAAGATGCTGCTGGCCAAGCTGTACCAGATTGAGCAGGAGAAGAAGGAGGCAGCCGCTGCGGCCCGTCGCGGCGACAAGTCGAAAATCGGATTCGGCGGCCAGACGATCCGCAACTACGTGCTGCAGCCCGAGCAGTTCGTCAAGGACAGCCGCACGGAGCTGAAGGCGAACAACCCGTTTGAAGTTCTCGACGGTGAGCTGGATCCGTTCATCGAATCCTACCTCCGCTGGAGTATCGACAAATAA
- a CDS encoding carboxypeptidase-like regulatory domain-containing protein: protein MRWFSLLLVLLTVGCGSSEKGPELVPYSGIVSLDGQPLPDAVITFHPQEAGKNGAFGQTNESGEFTLTSGKKPGIIPGSYKVTISRIVAKDGASVSPEEGMDIEQLMMSGQASESIPEKYSSPQQTQLTADITESPDTPPSFELTSS from the coding sequence GTGCGCTGGTTCAGTCTTTTGCTCGTGTTGCTGACGGTCGGCTGCGGTTCCTCAGAGAAGGGGCCCGAACTGGTTCCCTATTCGGGGATCGTCAGTCTGGATGGCCAGCCCCTGCCCGACGCCGTCATCACCTTTCATCCCCAGGAAGCCGGAAAGAACGGAGCGTTCGGGCAGACGAATGAATCGGGAGAATTCACGCTCACCAGTGGCAAGAAGCCCGGCATCATTCCCGGCAGCTACAAGGTGACCATCAGCCGGATCGTGGCCAAAGACGGTGCCTCTGTCAGTCCCGAAGAGGGGATGGACATCGAGCAGCTGATGATGAGCGGCCAGGCGAGCGAGTCGATCCCCGAGAAGTACAGCAGCCCGCAGCAGACCCAGTTGACGGCCGACATCACCGAGTCGCCCGACACGCCCCCCAGTTTCGAACTGACCTCGAGCTGA